In the Pseudolabrys taiwanensis genome, one interval contains:
- a CDS encoding SH3 domain-containing protein, giving the protein MQLKHFSLAAGLFLASAGAAAAAPAVVTGDLNLRAGPGTNYAVVNTMPAGASVNVLGCRGSWCRVAWGGTRGFASRSYLDGMSPVYAAEPPPVIVAPPPMVGFGVGWGGGWHRGWHGGHHHRHHGWHHRR; this is encoded by the coding sequence ATGCAGCTTAAACATTTCTCGCTCGCCGCCGGACTTTTCCTGGCCTCCGCCGGGGCCGCTGCAGCGGCGCCTGCTGTGGTCACCGGTGATCTCAACCTGCGCGCGGGACCGGGCACCAACTACGCCGTGGTCAACACGATGCCGGCGGGTGCGAGCGTGAACGTGCTCGGCTGCCGCGGCTCGTGGTGCCGGGTGGCGTGGGGCGGTACCCGCGGCTTTGCCAGCCGCAGCTATCTCGACGGCATGAGCCCGGTCTACGCGGCAGAGCCGCCGCCGGTGATCGTCGCGCCGCCGCCGATGGTCGGCTTTGGTGTCGGTTGGGGCGGTGGCTGGCACCGCGGCTGGCATGGCGGACATCACCACCGTCACCATGGATGGCATCACCGGCGCTAG
- a CDS encoding RBBP9/YdeN family alpha/beta hydrolase, with the protein MRDATDAYDFLVLPGLSNSGVDHWQSYWCMAFRNASRVLQDEWDNPKLAEWLPRLDAAIANGTRPAVLICHSLSCSLAAHWAARGNKSRVVAAFLAAPSDIESDTHTPPSTRDFAPMPLKPFPVPSLVVASVDDPFVTIARAQHFATAWGADFCNAGELGHINSASRLGLWPQGLLLLGQLLARAAR; encoded by the coding sequence ATGCGCGACGCCACCGACGCTTACGACTTCCTGGTACTGCCCGGCCTGTCGAATTCCGGCGTCGACCATTGGCAGTCCTACTGGTGCATGGCGTTTCGCAACGCCAGCCGCGTGCTGCAGGACGAATGGGACAATCCGAAACTCGCCGAATGGCTGCCGCGGCTCGATGCCGCCATCGCCAACGGCACGCGGCCCGCGGTACTGATCTGCCATAGCCTCTCGTGCTCGCTCGCGGCGCACTGGGCGGCGCGCGGCAACAAGAGCCGTGTCGTCGCCGCGTTTCTGGCCGCCCCGTCCGACATCGAGTCCGATACGCATACGCCGCCATCGACCCGCGACTTCGCGCCGATGCCGCTCAAGCCGTTTCCGGTGCCGTCGCTGGTGGTGGCCAGCGTCGACGATCCTTTCGTCACCATCGCCCGCGCGCAACACTTCGCCACAGCCTGGGGCGCCGACTTCTGCAACGCCGGCGAGCTCGGCCACATCAATTCCGCCTCTCGGCTCGGCCTGTGGCCGCAGGGGCTGCTGCTGTTGGGGCAATTGCTCGCGCGCGCCGCGCGCTAA
- a CDS encoding MOSC domain-containing protein produces the protein MTGNPVGRVVAVCAAKGHNFSKPPCLSIRLLKGLGVEGDAHMGEKVKHLFLARKNPDAPNLRQVHLMHTELFEEVRAKGFDVKPGDLGENVTTEGIDLLDLSTGTKLHLGDEAVIEVTGLRNPCYQIDNFQKGLLHATLDKSGPKLVRKTGIMSIVLVGGDVRPGDTIRVEPPEGPHRPLELV, from the coding sequence ATGACCGGAAATCCTGTCGGGCGCGTCGTCGCTGTCTGCGCCGCTAAAGGCCACAACTTCAGCAAGCCGCCGTGCTTGAGCATCCGCTTGCTGAAGGGCCTCGGCGTCGAAGGCGACGCGCACATGGGCGAGAAGGTGAAGCACCTCTTTCTCGCCCGCAAAAATCCCGATGCGCCAAACCTGCGACAAGTGCACCTGATGCACACCGAGCTGTTCGAGGAAGTGCGGGCCAAGGGCTTCGACGTCAAGCCGGGCGATCTCGGCGAAAACGTCACCACCGAGGGCATCGACCTGCTCGACCTGTCGACCGGGACGAAGCTGCATCTCGGCGACGAGGCGGTCATCGAAGTCACCGGCCTGCGCAATCCTTGCTATCAGATCGACAACTTCCAGAAGGGGTTGCTGCATGCGACGCTCGACAAGAGCGGCCCCAAGCTGGTGCGCAAAACCGGCATCATGAGCATCGTTCTGGTCGGCGGCGACGTCCGACCCGGCGACACCATCCGCGTCGAACCACCCGAAGGACCGCATCGGCCGCTGGAGCTGGTGTAA
- the purB gene encoding adenylosuccinate lyase, which translates to MIPRYSRPAMTAIWSPETKFRIWFEIEAHAADAMAELGVIPKEAAKTIWAKGKDAKFDVERIDAIEAEVKHDVIAFLTHVSEIVGPEARYMHSGMTSSDVLDTCLNVQLVRAADILLADIDALLAALKRRAFEHKLTPTVGRSHGIHAEPTTFGLKLAQAYAEFARNRERLVAARKEVATCAISGAVGTFAQVDPRVEEHVAKAMGLAVEPVSTQVIPRDRHAMYFATLGVIASSIERLAIEIRHLQRTEVLEAEEFFSEKQKGSSAMPHKRNPVLTENVTGLARMVRSYALPAMENVALWHERDISHSSVERMIGPDATVTLDFALARLAGVIDKLIVYPANMQKNMDRLGGLIHSQRVLIALTKAGVSREDAYRLVQRNAMKVWSGEEKDFLALLKKDPDVKAKMSDKELEANFDLDHHYKNVDTIFKRVFGAS; encoded by the coding sequence ATGATCCCCCGTTATTCCCGCCCGGCGATGACCGCCATCTGGTCGCCGGAGACCAAGTTCCGCATCTGGTTCGAGATCGAGGCGCACGCGGCCGACGCCATGGCCGAGCTCGGCGTCATTCCGAAGGAAGCCGCCAAGACGATCTGGGCCAAGGGCAAGGACGCCAAATTCGACGTCGAGCGCATCGACGCCATCGAAGCGGAAGTGAAGCACGACGTCATCGCCTTCCTCACCCACGTGTCCGAGATCGTCGGCCCGGAAGCGCGTTACATGCACTCCGGCATGACCTCCTCCGACGTGCTCGACACCTGCCTCAACGTGCAGCTCGTGCGCGCCGCCGACATCCTGCTCGCCGACATCGATGCGCTGCTCGCCGCGCTCAAGCGCCGCGCTTTCGAGCACAAGCTGACGCCGACCGTCGGCCGCTCGCACGGTATCCATGCCGAGCCGACCACCTTCGGCCTCAAGCTGGCGCAGGCTTATGCCGAATTCGCGCGCAACCGCGAGCGCCTGGTCGCCGCGCGTAAGGAAGTCGCCACCTGCGCCATCTCCGGCGCCGTCGGCACCTTCGCCCAGGTCGACCCGCGCGTCGAAGAGCACGTCGCCAAGGCGATGGGGCTCGCAGTCGAGCCGGTGTCGACGCAGGTGATCCCGCGCGACCGCCACGCGATGTATTTCGCGACGCTCGGCGTCATCGCCTCGTCGATAGAGCGCCTCGCCATCGAAATCCGCCACCTGCAGCGCACCGAAGTGCTGGAAGCCGAAGAGTTCTTCTCCGAGAAGCAGAAGGGCTCCTCGGCCATGCCGCATAAGCGCAATCCGGTGCTGACCGAGAACGTGACGGGCCTCGCCCGCATGGTGCGCTCTTACGCCCTGCCGGCGATGGAGAACGTTGCGCTCTGGCACGAGCGCGACATCTCGCACTCCTCGGTCGAGCGCATGATCGGCCCTGACGCGACGGTCACGCTCGACTTCGCGCTGGCGCGGCTTGCCGGCGTCATCGACAAGCTGATCGTCTATCCGGCGAACATGCAGAAGAACATGGATCGCCTCGGCGGCCTGATCCACTCGCAGCGCGTGCTGATCGCGTTGACCAAGGCCGGCGTGTCGCGCGAGGACGCTTATCGTCTCGTGCAGCGCAACGCCATGAAGGTCTGGAGCGGCGAGGAAAAGGACTTCCTTGCGCTGCTGAAGAAAGACCCGGACGTGAAGGCGAAGATGTCGGACAAGGAGCTCGAGGCCAATTTCGACCTCGACCACCACTACAAGAACGTCGACACGATCTTCAAACGGGTGTTCGGAGCGAGCTGA
- a CDS encoding SDR family NAD(P)-dependent oxidoreductase translates to MRALVIGNSDGIGLATTRALLARGHEVTGISRRAAPIAAAGYDHIVQDVTEPRYRDVLNDYLARHADIDLCIYCAGIGARLDLNDLARQTQTFAVNLMAAVITTEVVLGHMIARDHGHFIGLSSIADLMVSPQAPAYTASKAGISRYWEGLGRALAGRKPKLSNVRFGFVDTKMADAPLRPLLMTADAAARFVLGVVDRPRLTATKPFVMTLLARLTTLIIRSPLSFLFVPRN, encoded by the coding sequence ATGCGCGCGCTCGTCATCGGCAATTCTGACGGCATCGGGCTCGCGACCACGCGCGCGTTGCTTGCGCGCGGCCATGAGGTCACCGGCATTTCGCGGCGCGCCGCGCCGATCGCCGCCGCGGGGTACGACCACATCGTCCAGGACGTCACCGAGCCGCGCTATCGCGACGTCCTCAATGACTATCTCGCGCGTCACGCCGATATCGACCTTTGCATCTATTGCGCCGGCATCGGGGCGCGCCTCGATCTGAACGATCTCGCGCGGCAAACGCAGACCTTCGCCGTGAACCTGATGGCCGCCGTGATCACCACCGAGGTGGTCCTCGGCCACATGATCGCGCGCGACCACGGTCACTTCATCGGACTGAGTTCGATCGCCGACCTGATGGTGTCGCCGCAGGCGCCCGCTTATACCGCCTCGAAGGCCGGCATCTCGCGCTACTGGGAAGGTCTCGGACGCGCCCTCGCCGGCCGCAAGCCCAAGCTCTCGAACGTCAGGTTCGGCTTCGTCGACACCAAGATGGCCGACGCCCCGCTCCGGCCCTTGCTGATGACCGCCGACGCGGCGGCCCGTTTCGTCCTCGGCGTCGTCGACCGGCCCCGGCTCACGGCGACCAAGCCATTCGTCATGACCCTGCTCGCGCGGCTGACGACGCTCATTATCCGCTCGCCCTTGTCTTTCCTGTTCGTACCACGCAACTAA
- the rpe gene encoding ribulose-phosphate 3-epimerase, with protein MSRPLIISPSILSADFAKLGEDVRAIDAAGADWIHVDVMDGHFVPNISIGPAVVQALRPHSKKIFDVHLMIAPCDPYLEAFAKAGSDIITVHVEAGPHIHRSLQAIKALGKKVGVTLNPGTPVSSLENVIDMVDLILVMSVNPGFGGQSFIPGALEKIAAVRALVGARPIDIEVDGGVTPQNAAEVVRAGANVLVAGSAVFKGGAYKANIDAIRNAAALARGEAA; from the coding sequence ATGTCCCGTCCGCTCATCATCTCGCCGTCGATCCTGTCCGCCGACTTCGCCAAGCTGGGCGAGGACGTGCGCGCCATCGACGCGGCGGGCGCCGATTGGATCCATGTCGACGTGATGGACGGCCATTTCGTGCCCAACATCTCGATCGGCCCGGCCGTCGTGCAGGCGCTGCGCCCGCATTCGAAGAAGATCTTCGACGTGCATCTGATGATCGCGCCGTGCGATCCATATCTTGAGGCCTTCGCCAAGGCCGGCTCCGACATCATCACCGTGCACGTGGAGGCCGGTCCGCACATCCACCGCTCGCTGCAGGCGATCAAGGCGCTCGGCAAGAAGGTCGGCGTGACGCTCAACCCGGGCACGCCAGTGTCGAGCCTGGAGAACGTGATCGACATGGTCGATCTCATTCTCGTCATGTCGGTCAATCCGGGCTTCGGCGGCCAGAGCTTCATCCCCGGCGCGCTGGAGAAGATCGCCGCCGTGCGCGCGCTGGTCGGCGCCCGTCCGATCGACATCGAGGTCGACGGCGGCGTGACGCCGCAGAACGCGGCCGAGGTCGTGCGCGCCGGCGCCAACGTGCTGGTCGCCGGCTCCGCCGTGTTCAAAGGCGGCGCCTACAAGGCGAATATCGACGCCATTCGCAACGCCGCCGCCTTGGCGCGCGGAGAAGCGGCGTAG
- a CDS encoding EF-hand domain-containing protein, with protein sequence MSAGPAGAREDCVMSAVSSTSSSSALSYLQSLLSSGLSLATGNTDLFNGLGQAASSTTGNAGAPSAASTSGTGSLSSPFQSDTLSALLSLQGSNSAGGASGLFSQLDTDGDGTISKSDFEKALSSSGVDASSADAIFSKLDRNGDGSVSQGELSSAHGHHHHHGGGGGGEAEGASGQGGGLESLLNGTDASGATTQTTTAADGSTTTTVTYADGSTVTSTTPAKAAGGGSSSDSSSSDSGSSGSGNSQASNLIEQLIKMQSQLIGQATSLVSTIA encoded by the coding sequence ATGTCTGCCGGCCCGGCCGGCGCGCGCGAGGACTGTGTCATGTCTGCGGTGAGTTCAACCTCATCATCATCCGCACTATCGTATCTACAATCACTCCTGTCGTCGGGGCTCTCCCTGGCGACGGGCAACACCGATCTGTTCAACGGCCTCGGGCAGGCCGCGTCGAGCACCACCGGCAATGCCGGTGCCCCATCCGCCGCAAGCACCAGCGGTACCGGCAGCCTCTCGTCGCCGTTCCAAAGCGATACGCTGTCGGCCCTGCTGTCCCTGCAGGGCAGCAACAGTGCGGGCGGCGCGTCCGGCCTGTTCTCGCAGCTGGACACCGATGGCGACGGCACCATCAGCAAGTCCGATTTTGAGAAGGCGCTGAGCTCGTCCGGCGTCGATGCCTCGAGCGCGGACGCGATTTTCAGCAAGCTCGACCGTAACGGCGACGGCAGCGTCAGCCAGGGCGAACTGTCGAGCGCGCACGGGCATCACCACCACCACGGTGGCGGCGGTGGTGGCGAAGCGGAAGGTGCGTCAGGGCAAGGCGGTGGCCTCGAGTCGCTCCTGAACGGAACGGATGCTTCCGGTGCTACGACGCAAACGACGACCGCGGCCGATGGCTCGACGACGACCACCGTCACCTATGCGGACGGCAGCACGGTCACCTCGACCACGCCGGCCAAGGCGGCGGGCGGCGGGTCGTCCAGCGACAGCTCATCGAGCGATAGCGGTTCGTCCGGCAGCGGCAATAGCCAAGCGAGCAATCTGATCGAACAACTGATCAAGATGCAGTCGCAGTTGATCGGCCAGGCGACCTCGCTCGTCTCGACGATCGCCTGA
- a CDS encoding Na+-dependent transporter: protein MPILNTLVAALSWIGRTGTRGLAVSIFLGLAVPQLAAYVKPYLSEIVFILLLFSYLRTDPQAFRGYLRAPALPAAAALWVMVALPLLICSIYALSGARSMFPDLYALLILHMVVAPLTSSAAFAALMGLDVALSLMVLIVSSALSPITSVAFSYLFLGTSLFSPIGLGVKLFFFYAASGVIAFVIRRTAGQAWIEKQRQPIDGLNMIALFAFAIVAMENVPRNVMADPLFALGILGFVVALACAQLALTAAVFARVGIDRSMAIGFCAAFRNLGVVMAALGSSISDVAWFYFALVQLPIYVLPAVVNALAKRGRRVSTP, encoded by the coding sequence ATGCCGATCCTGAACACGCTCGTCGCCGCGCTGTCATGGATCGGTCGAACGGGAACACGCGGGCTCGCCGTCTCGATCTTCCTCGGTCTCGCCGTTCCGCAGCTCGCAGCCTATGTGAAGCCGTATCTCAGCGAAATCGTCTTCATTCTGCTGCTGTTCTCCTATCTGCGCACGGACCCGCAGGCGTTTCGTGGTTATCTGCGCGCCCCGGCGCTGCCGGCGGCCGCTGCTCTCTGGGTCATGGTCGCGCTGCCGCTGCTGATCTGCTCGATCTACGCACTGTCGGGTGCGCGCAGCATGTTCCCCGATCTTTACGCCCTCCTCATCCTGCACATGGTTGTGGCGCCGTTGACGTCTTCCGCCGCGTTCGCGGCGCTGATGGGTCTCGACGTCGCGCTGTCGCTGATGGTCCTGATCGTCTCGAGCGCGCTGTCGCCCATCACCAGCGTCGCGTTCAGCTATCTCTTTCTCGGCACGTCGCTGTTCTCGCCGATCGGTCTCGGCGTAAAGCTGTTTTTCTTCTATGCCGCCTCCGGCGTGATCGCCTTCGTGATCCGTCGCACGGCCGGCCAAGCCTGGATCGAGAAGCAGCGCCAACCTATCGACGGCCTCAACATGATCGCGCTGTTCGCCTTCGCTATCGTCGCGATGGAGAACGTGCCGCGGAACGTGATGGCCGATCCGTTGTTCGCGCTCGGCATCCTGGGCTTCGTCGTGGCCCTCGCCTGCGCTCAGCTCGCCCTCACCGCGGCGGTCTTTGCCCGCGTGGGCATCGACCGCAGCATGGCCATCGGCTTTTGCGCCGCCTTCCGCAATCTCGGTGTGGTGATGGCGGCGCTCGGCTCATCGATATCCGACGTCGCCTGGTTTTATTTCGCGCTGGTGCAGTTGCCGATCTACGTGTTGCCGGCCGTGGTGAACGCGCTGGCCAAACGCGGCCGGCGCGTCTCCACGCCTTGA
- a CDS encoding NAD(P)/FAD-dependent oxidoreductase, which produces MARTDAIVLGAGIVGTSVALHLVKRGLSVALVDRGGVGEQTSYGNSGVIEGSTILPPAFPSSFGALMRVALKRASEANYHFSFLPKAAPWLFAFRAASRPDRIVETARLNRPLFARAVPEHEALMAEADATHLLRKTGWMKLYPDKASVAALQPEFDLAAEFGLPVAKLDTAGALELEPSLRPVFEQAVFWPAAASISNPLALTRAYAKRFAALGGVTVNGDARSLHRIGNRWRVEADEGGVDSAQVVVALGPWAPDLLEPMGLKLPMGFKRGYHRHFQGENGATLKRPVVDVASGYLITPMEQGIRLTTGAEFAARDAAPTPVQFERLMPRARSLFALGERADDKTWLGSRPCFPDSRPVIGRAPGLSGIWLAIGHAHWGLTLGPPTGKLIAQMMAAETPFCDPAPYGAERFLR; this is translated from the coding sequence ATGGCTCGGACCGATGCCATTGTTCTCGGGGCCGGCATCGTCGGCACGTCGGTGGCGCTGCATCTCGTCAAGCGTGGGCTTTCCGTCGCGCTGGTCGACCGTGGTGGCGTCGGCGAGCAGACGTCCTACGGCAATTCCGGTGTGATCGAAGGGTCGACGATCCTGCCTCCGGCCTTTCCATCCTCGTTCGGCGCGCTCATGCGGGTCGCGCTCAAGCGCGCGAGCGAGGCGAATTATCACTTCTCGTTCCTGCCTAAGGCCGCGCCGTGGCTGTTCGCCTTCCGCGCTGCATCGCGGCCCGACCGCATTGTCGAGACGGCGCGGCTCAACCGGCCGCTGTTTGCGCGCGCGGTGCCCGAGCACGAGGCGTTGATGGCGGAAGCGGATGCGACGCACCTCTTGCGCAAGACCGGGTGGATGAAGCTCTATCCGGACAAGGCGTCGGTGGCCGCGCTGCAACCGGAATTCGACCTCGCCGCCGAGTTCGGCCTGCCGGTCGCCAAGCTCGATACGGCCGGCGCGCTCGAACTCGAGCCGTCCTTGCGGCCGGTGTTCGAGCAGGCGGTGTTTTGGCCCGCCGCGGCGAGCATCAGCAATCCGCTCGCGCTCACGCGCGCTTACGCCAAACGTTTCGCCGCGTTGGGCGGCGTCACGGTGAACGGCGATGCACGCTCGCTGCATCGCATCGGCAATCGTTGGCGGGTGGAGGCCGACGAAGGCGGTGTCGACTCCGCGCAGGTCGTGGTGGCGCTCGGGCCGTGGGCGCCCGATCTCCTCGAGCCGATGGGACTGAAACTGCCGATGGGCTTCAAGCGCGGTTATCACCGCCATTTCCAGGGTGAAAACGGCGCGACGCTCAAGCGGCCGGTGGTCGACGTGGCCTCCGGCTATCTCATCACGCCGATGGAGCAAGGCATCCGGCTGACGACCGGCGCTGAGTTTGCGGCGCGCGATGCGGCGCCGACGCCGGTGCAGTTCGAGCGACTGATGCCGCGGGCGCGTAGTCTGTTCGCGCTCGGCGAGCGCGCCGACGACAAGACCTGGCTGGGCAGCCGGCCATGCTTCCCGGATTCACGTCCGGTGATCGGCCGCGCGCCGGGGCTGTCCGGCATCTGGCTCGCCATCGGTCATGCGCATTGGGGCCTGACGCTCGGACCGCCGACCGGCAAGCTGATCGCGCAGATGATGGCGGCCGAGACGCCGTTCTGCGATCCCGCCCCGTATGGCGCCGAGCGCTTTCTTCGCTGA
- a CDS encoding Bug family tripartite tricarboxylate transporter substrate binding protein — protein sequence MTIISALRNLLALTVTLIVIAVANTASAQSFPTRPIRLIVPFPPGGLNDNVARIVQPYLQEKLGQPVIVENRAGASGIVGSEYVAKAPPDGHTLLVVASSHTVIPATNSKLPYDPDSDLAAVGLLARDPMLFVVNDNVEAKTLQDFVKLAQSQPGKLTYATPGTDSQSHFVTELFSLEAHIKMLEVPYRGGAPSVLSLISGETQFAVLSTQLSAPQIKAGKLRALAWGGDARNPQFPDVPTLKEAGFARVKALQWVGMLAPAKTPPDVIARLNGVLRETLTNPDVMKKLEVQGLTATATTPAAFDQMIDSEIKEWRDVGKQAGIAQR from the coding sequence GTGACCATCATTTCGGCATTGCGAAATTTGCTGGCGCTAACTGTAACATTGATCGTCATCGCGGTGGCGAACACGGCCAGTGCGCAATCGTTTCCCACACGTCCCATCCGGCTCATTGTTCCGTTTCCCCCTGGCGGCTTGAACGACAACGTTGCGCGCATCGTGCAGCCCTATCTACAGGAGAAGCTCGGACAACCGGTCATCGTCGAGAACCGCGCCGGCGCGAGCGGCATTGTCGGCAGCGAGTATGTCGCGAAGGCGCCGCCTGACGGGCACACGCTGCTCGTGGTCGCGTCGTCGCATACGGTCATTCCGGCGACGAACTCGAAGTTGCCCTACGATCCCGACAGCGATCTTGCCGCCGTCGGCCTGCTGGCGCGCGACCCGATGCTGTTCGTCGTCAACGACAACGTCGAAGCGAAGACGCTGCAGGACTTCGTGAAGCTGGCCCAGTCGCAACCAGGCAAGCTCACTTACGCGACGCCTGGCACCGACAGCCAGTCGCACTTTGTGACGGAACTGTTCAGCCTCGAAGCGCATATCAAGATGCTGGAAGTGCCCTATCGCGGCGGCGCGCCGTCGGTGCTGTCGCTGATCTCGGGCGAAACGCAATTCGCAGTGCTGTCGACACAGCTCTCCGCGCCGCAAATCAAGGCCGGCAAACTACGCGCCCTCGCCTGGGGCGGCGACGCGCGCAACCCGCAATTCCCCGACGTGCCGACCTTGAAGGAGGCAGGCTTCGCCCGCGTGAAGGCGCTGCAATGGGTGGGCATGCTGGCGCCGGCGAAGACACCGCCGGATGTCATCGCGCGGCTCAACGGCGTCCTGCGCGAAACGCTGACAAATCCCGACGTCATGAAGAAGCTCGAAGTGCAGGGATTGACCGCAACGGCCACCACGCCGGCGGCGTTCGATCAGATGATCGACTCCGAGATCAAGGAATGGCGCGACGTCGGCAAGCAGGCCGGTATCGCCCAGCGCTGA
- a CDS encoding FAD-dependent monooxygenase, translating to MDKHVQVIIVGGGPVGLALAISLGSRGISCALIESRTEMHKIPKGQNLTQRTLEHFYFWNIVEELRAARLMPRGHAIGEITAYGNLMSEYWHAPAGRELVRPYYFQDNDRMPQYQMEDVLRRKVASMSSVDAFWGWTAVEVAQDANGVRATIAKDGARQELSADYVVGCDGARSLVRKAAGIERSGTDFDKLMVLVVFRSRELHKLFERFPDRSTYRVMHPEFEGYWQFFGRIDVGESFFFHAPIARDSDRDNFDFRQPLYKAVGAEFAVEFDYTGFWELRNAVADHYRAGRMIIAGDAAHSHPPYGGFGLNNGLEDAVNLGWKLAARLQGWGGDTLLDSYSLERQPVFRDVAEDFIADRIRKEADFLNRYNPAKDKAAFEKAWAAHEGDLGLRVRSYEPNYEGSPVVAGPPNGKSGAHGNHAFEARAGHHLAPQLLSSGRNTFEELGEGFTLFAFDSADGVRFQEAAAALAVPLKVVEDGSPDARQAYGCRMILVRPDQFIAWTGDAAPADPLALMRKVAGR from the coding sequence GTGGACAAACACGTTCAGGTGATCATCGTCGGCGGCGGTCCGGTCGGATTGGCGCTGGCGATCAGTCTCGGCTCGCGCGGCATCTCATGCGCGTTGATCGAAAGCCGAACCGAGATGCATAAGATCCCAAAGGGGCAAAATCTTACGCAACGGACGCTCGAGCACTTCTATTTCTGGAACATCGTCGAGGAACTTCGCGCCGCGCGCTTGATGCCGCGCGGGCATGCCATCGGAGAGATCACGGCCTACGGCAATCTCATGAGCGAGTATTGGCACGCTCCGGCGGGGCGCGAGCTCGTGCGGCCGTACTACTTCCAAGACAACGATCGGATGCCGCAATATCAGATGGAGGACGTGCTGCGCCGCAAGGTGGCGAGCATGTCGTCCGTTGACGCGTTCTGGGGCTGGACGGCGGTCGAGGTTGCGCAGGATGCGAATGGCGTGCGGGCGACAATCGCCAAGGACGGCGCCCGTCAGGAGTTGAGCGCCGACTACGTTGTCGGCTGCGATGGAGCGCGGTCCCTGGTGCGCAAAGCGGCCGGCATCGAGCGCAGCGGCACGGACTTCGACAAGCTGATGGTGCTGGTCGTGTTCCGGTCGCGCGAACTGCACAAATTGTTCGAGCGCTTTCCAGACCGGTCGACGTATCGCGTCATGCATCCGGAGTTCGAAGGCTATTGGCAGTTCTTCGGCCGTATCGATGTCGGCGAGAGCTTCTTCTTTCACGCGCCCATCGCGCGCGACAGCGATCGCGACAACTTCGATTTCCGTCAACCGCTGTACAAGGCGGTCGGCGCGGAGTTCGCGGTGGAGTTCGATTACACGGGCTTCTGGGAGCTGCGCAACGCGGTGGCCGACCACTATCGCGCCGGCCGCATGATCATCGCCGGCGATGCCGCGCACAGCCATCCGCCCTACGGCGGCTTCGGTCTCAATAACGGCCTCGAGGACGCGGTCAATCTCGGCTGGAAGCTGGCGGCGCGGCTGCAAGGCTGGGGCGGTGACACGTTGCTCGATTCCTATTCGCTGGAGCGCCAGCCGGTGTTCCGCGACGTGGCCGAGGATTTCATTGCCGACCGCATTCGCAAAGAGGCGGACTTCCTCAATCGCTACAATCCGGCGAAGGACAAGGCCGCCTTCGAAAAAGCCTGGGCCGCGCATGAAGGCGATCTCGGCCTCCGCGTGCGGTCTTACGAACCCAATTACGAAGGCTCGCCCGTTGTGGCCGGGCCGCCGAACGGCAAGTCGGGGGCGCATGGCAATCACGCCTTCGAGGCGCGCGCCGGGCACCACCTCGCGCCGCAGCTTCTTTCCTCAGGCCGCAATACGTTCGAGGAATTGGGCGAGGGCTTTACGCTCTTTGCCTTTGACTCGGCCGATGGTGTGAGATTTCAGGAAGCGGCCGCAGCGCTCGCGGTGCCGCTGAAAGTCGTTGAGGATGGCAGCCCTGATGCGCGCCAAGCCTACGGCTGTCGCATGATCCTGGTGCGGCCGGATCAGTTCATCGCCTGGACCGGCGACGCTGCGCCTGCCGATCCGCTCGCGCTGATGCGCAAGGTCGCCGGGCGTTAG
- a CDS encoding KTSC domain-containing protein, protein MPSSVIAGFDYDTDHATLTVVFVSGRIYRYFAVPAEVAAIFRKASSKGTYFNTHIRDRYPFREITAAPA, encoded by the coding sequence ATGCCGTCGAGCGTGATTGCGGGATTTGACTACGATACCGACCACGCCACGCTCACCGTGGTGTTCGTCAGCGGCCGCATCTATCGCTATTTCGCCGTGCCCGCCGAGGTCGCGGCGATATTCCGCAAGGCGTCCTCGAAAGGCACGTACTTCAATACACACATCCGCGACCGCTATCCCTTCCGCGAAATCACCGCGGCGCCTGCGTAA